One segment of Anopheles stephensi strain Indian chromosome 3, UCI_ANSTEP_V1.0, whole genome shotgun sequence DNA contains the following:
- the LOC118510497 gene encoding uncharacterized protein LOC118510497 isoform X5 gives MENISSNYSVKVKQEHDELPAIDEIKAEKFDHDITPTQSQDDKGFAAFVEYLDPARMRTQEPARNRCTWRYFLLTPEWSDPNADGGKTGETKAAPIITVMHEIELEGIEETYILHQWEEPLSPVPLNLSIEKPTRYSRWDVSPETENEPPTKKRCTRWDVPPASEDATLQATRE, from the exons atggaaaacatttcCAGCAACTATTCAG TGAAAGTCAAGCAGGAACATGACGAACTTCCAGCTATTGACGAAATAAAGGCGGAAAAATTTGATCATGATATCACACCAACACAGTCACAG GATGACAAAGGGTTTGCTGCGTTCGTGGAGTATCTCGACCCAGCAAGGATGCGAACTCAAGAGCCAGCTCGTAATCGATGTACATGGAGATACTTCCTCCTTACTCCGGAATGGAGTGATCCGAATGCTGATG GAGGAAAAACAGGGGAAACTAAGGCAGCCCCAATTATTACTGTTATGCACGAAATAGAACTGGAAGGTATCGAG GAAACGTATATCTTGCATCAATGGGAAGAACCATTGAGTCCTGTTCCACTCAACCTGTCCATCGAAAAGCCTACCCGGTATAGTCGGTGGGACGTATCACCGGAAACCGAGAACGAACCACCCACCAAAAAGCGTTGTACGCGATGGGATGTGCCTCCGGCCAGTGAGGACGCTACTCTTCAAGCTACTCGAG AATGA
- the LOC118510497 gene encoding uncharacterized protein LOC118510497 isoform X3, which produces MENISSNYSVKVKQEHDELPAIDEIKAEKFDHDITPTQSQDDKGFAAFVEYLDPARMRTQEPARNRCTWRYFLLTPEWSDPNADGGKTGETKAAPIITVMHEIELEGIEETYILHQWEEPLSPVPLNLSIEKPTRYSRWDVSPETENEPPTKKRCTRWDVPPASEDATLQATRVLPNCQRSVKLIAGNGYPLEKFGRST; this is translated from the exons atggaaaacatttcCAGCAACTATTCAG TGAAAGTCAAGCAGGAACATGACGAACTTCCAGCTATTGACGAAATAAAGGCGGAAAAATTTGATCATGATATCACACCAACACAGTCACAG GATGACAAAGGGTTTGCTGCGTTCGTGGAGTATCTCGACCCAGCAAGGATGCGAACTCAAGAGCCAGCTCGTAATCGATGTACATGGAGATACTTCCTCCTTACTCCGGAATGGAGTGATCCGAATGCTGATG GAGGAAAAACAGGGGAAACTAAGGCAGCCCCAATTATTACTGTTATGCACGAAATAGAACTGGAAGGTATCGAG GAAACGTATATCTTGCATCAATGGGAAGAACCATTGAGTCCTGTTCCACTCAACCTGTCCATCGAAAAGCCTACCCGGTATAGTCGGTGGGACGTATCACCGGAAACCGAGAACGAACCACCCACCAAAAAGCGTTGTACGCGATGGGATGTGCCTCCGGCCAGTGAGGACGCTACTCTTCAAGCTACTCGAG TTCTACCCAACTGTCAAAGGAGTGTGAAACTAATTGCTGGAAATGGATATCCACTCGAAAAGTTCGGCCGGAGTACATAG
- the LOC118510497 gene encoding uncharacterized protein LOC118510497 isoform X4, producing the protein MENISSNYSVKVKQEHDELPAIDEIKAEKFDHDITPTQSQDDKGFAAFVEYLDPARMRTQEPARNRCTWRYFLLTPEWSDPNADGGKTGETKAAPIITVMHEIELEGIEETYILHQWEEPLSPVPLNLSIEKPTRYSRWDVSPETENEPPTKKRCTRWDVPPASEDATLQATRADYILRYQYTNQLFNGDRAC; encoded by the exons atggaaaacatttcCAGCAACTATTCAG TGAAAGTCAAGCAGGAACATGACGAACTTCCAGCTATTGACGAAATAAAGGCGGAAAAATTTGATCATGATATCACACCAACACAGTCACAG GATGACAAAGGGTTTGCTGCGTTCGTGGAGTATCTCGACCCAGCAAGGATGCGAACTCAAGAGCCAGCTCGTAATCGATGTACATGGAGATACTTCCTCCTTACTCCGGAATGGAGTGATCCGAATGCTGATG GAGGAAAAACAGGGGAAACTAAGGCAGCCCCAATTATTACTGTTATGCACGAAATAGAACTGGAAGGTATCGAG GAAACGTATATCTTGCATCAATGGGAAGAACCATTGAGTCCTGTTCCACTCAACCTGTCCATCGAAAAGCCTACCCGGTATAGTCGGTGGGACGTATCACCGGAAACCGAGAACGAACCACCCACCAAAAAGCGTTGTACGCGATGGGATGTGCCTCCGGCCAGTGAGGACGCTACTCTTCAAGCTACTCGAG CCGACTACATCCTGCGATACCAATACACAAATCAGCTTTTCAATGGAGACAGAGCCTGCTAA
- the LOC118510497 gene encoding uncharacterized protein LOC118510497 isoform X1 has product MENISSNYSVKVKQEHDELPAIDEIKAEKFDHDITPTQSQDDKGFAAFVEYLDPARMRTQEPARNRCTWRYFLLTPEWSDPNADGGKTGETKAAPIITVMHEIELEGIEETYILHQWEEPLSPVPLNLSIEKPTRYSRWDVSPETENEPPTKKRCTRWDVPPASEDATLQATRAFQWRQSLLSSSFRMIGWELSWVTLQAVSTANFRYHPVAFEQQVRQRTPSISQSHHLHCCSNKAVQRAAAAEPACTCTMRMAW; this is encoded by the exons atggaaaacatttcCAGCAACTATTCAG TGAAAGTCAAGCAGGAACATGACGAACTTCCAGCTATTGACGAAATAAAGGCGGAAAAATTTGATCATGATATCACACCAACACAGTCACAG GATGACAAAGGGTTTGCTGCGTTCGTGGAGTATCTCGACCCAGCAAGGATGCGAACTCAAGAGCCAGCTCGTAATCGATGTACATGGAGATACTTCCTCCTTACTCCGGAATGGAGTGATCCGAATGCTGATG GAGGAAAAACAGGGGAAACTAAGGCAGCCCCAATTATTACTGTTATGCACGAAATAGAACTGGAAGGTATCGAG GAAACGTATATCTTGCATCAATGGGAAGAACCATTGAGTCCTGTTCCACTCAACCTGTCCATCGAAAAGCCTACCCGGTATAGTCGGTGGGACGTATCACCGGAAACCGAGAACGAACCACCCACCAAAAAGCGTTGTACGCGATGGGATGTGCCTCCGGCCAGTGAGGACGCTACTCTTCAAGCTACTCGAG CTTTTCAATGGAGACAGAGCCTGCTAAGCTCAAGTTTCAGGATGATCGGTTGGGAACTCAGTTGGGTAACGCTTCAGGCCGTATCTACCGCAAACTTCCGGTATCATCCTGTGGCGTTTGAACAGCAAGTCAGACAACGCACGCCTTCAATCAGCCAATCTCATCACTTGCATTGCTGCAGTAATAAAGCAGTGCAacgagctgcagctgctgaACCAGCATGCACGTGCACTATGCGAATGGCTTGGTGA
- the LOC118510497 gene encoding uncharacterized protein LOC118510497 isoform X2 → MENISSNYSVKVKQEHDELPAIDEIKAEKFDHDITPTQSQDDKGFAAFVEYLDPARMRTQEPARNRCTWRYFLLTPEWSDPNADGGKTGETKAAPIITVMHEIELEGIEETYILHQWEEPLSPVPLNLSIEKPTRYSRWDVSPETENEPPTKKRCTRWDVPPASEDATLQATRDGGLQLDVGTTPSTADYILRYQYTNQLFNGDRAC, encoded by the exons atggaaaacatttcCAGCAACTATTCAG TGAAAGTCAAGCAGGAACATGACGAACTTCCAGCTATTGACGAAATAAAGGCGGAAAAATTTGATCATGATATCACACCAACACAGTCACAG GATGACAAAGGGTTTGCTGCGTTCGTGGAGTATCTCGACCCAGCAAGGATGCGAACTCAAGAGCCAGCTCGTAATCGATGTACATGGAGATACTTCCTCCTTACTCCGGAATGGAGTGATCCGAATGCTGATG GAGGAAAAACAGGGGAAACTAAGGCAGCCCCAATTATTACTGTTATGCACGAAATAGAACTGGAAGGTATCGAG GAAACGTATATCTTGCATCAATGGGAAGAACCATTGAGTCCTGTTCCACTCAACCTGTCCATCGAAAAGCCTACCCGGTATAGTCGGTGGGACGTATCACCGGAAACCGAGAACGAACCACCCACCAAAAAGCGTTGTACGCGATGGGATGTGCCTCCGGCCAGTGAGGACGCTACTCTTCAAGCTACTCGAG ATGGCGGATTACAACTCGATGTGGGCACTACTCCATCGACAGCCGACTACATCCTGCGATACCAATACACAAATCAGCTTTTCAATGGAGACAGAGCCTGCTAA